From a single Deltaproteobacteria bacterium genomic region:
- a CDS encoding HD-GYP domain-containing protein, which translates to MEVNKELWLILSMMIIMGIMNYLLTSQRMLLGLYTLPTLFSAYFYGRRHATLTALASVILVSLAVYYNPWWLDEVKNASSTKWFELTAWGGILIITAYTMGTLYERNTAQMNELRQTYRGLLVILRHFISQDQYTENHCYRVSIYAAKIAAYMGLRPDRIEDVRAAALLHDIGKLEISRNLLYKAARLTKDEFEGIKRHVEKGGEILEPVSGPLGRAIPIVLAHHEKFDGSGYNDVIGKDIPLEARILTVADVYDSLVSDRPYRKAMSPFEAKEIIAKGAGSEFDPIVVKAFLKAFSKGEMEVPNVVL; encoded by the coding sequence ATGGAGGTGAATAAAGAACTCTGGCTCATCCTCTCCATGATGATCATTATGGGGATCATGAACTACCTTCTTACCTCCCAGAGAATGTTGCTCGGTCTTTATACACTCCCCACCCTTTTCTCAGCCTATTTTTACGGCCGGAGGCATGCCACCCTTACCGCCCTTGCCAGTGTAATACTGGTCAGCCTGGCGGTCTATTACAATCCCTGGTGGCTTGATGAGGTTAAGAATGCATCAAGCACCAAGTGGTTTGAATTGACAGCATGGGGAGGAATTCTGATCATCACCGCCTATACCATGGGCACACTTTATGAGCGGAATACTGCCCAGATGAACGAACTGCGTCAAACATACAGGGGTCTATTGGTGATCCTTCGGCATTTCATCTCCCAGGACCAATACACTGAAAACCATTGTTACCGAGTTTCTATCTATGCGGCGAAAATCGCAGCCTATATGGGGCTGAGACCGGATCGAATAGAAGACGTCCGGGCGGCGGCTCTTTTGCACGATATCGGTAAGCTTGAAATAAGCCGGAACCTTCTTTACAAGGCCGCCCGACTCACAAAAGATGAATTCGAAGGGATCAAACGCCACGTTGAAAAGGGGGGCGAAATCCTTGAGCCAGTAAGTGGTCCCTTGGGGCGTGCAATACCCATCGTACTTGCCCACCACGAGAAATTCGACGGCTCCGGGTACAATGATGTCATCGGCAAAGACATTCCCTTGGAAGCCCGTATCCTTACGGTTGCCGACGTTTACGATTCCCTGGTAAGTGACAGGCCATATAGGAAAGCCATGTCTCCCTTTGAAGCAAAAGAGATCATCGCAAAAGGAGCCGGATCAGAATTTGATCCAATCGTAGTCAAGGCATTTCTTAAGGCCTTTTCAAAGGGGGAAATGGAAGTGCCGAACGTTGTGCTCTAG
- a CDS encoding threonine/serine dehydratase translates to MHIDIKQEVLEAEARIRSHIRETPIEYSPYLSRIGNCNAYLKLENCQITGSFKLRGALNKYLSLSPEKRNRGIITASSGNHGAAIAYVLQKFMGTGVIFLPENASRAKLGALQMAGAEIAQHGNDCVMAEKAARDEAQRSGKSFISPYNDPKIIGGQGTIALELKDQLKKIDTMLIPVGGGGLISGLAGYMKETSGGIEIIGCQPENSPVMAESVKEGKILDMESKPTISDGTAGGLEPDSITFEMCRKYVDDFLLVSEEEIRSAIRLMIEKHQILVEGAAALSIASLIKAKRRFQKREVVLLVTGKKISLDLLRSLIQDPV, encoded by the coding sequence ATGCATATTGATATAAAGCAGGAAGTGCTCGAAGCCGAAGCCAGGATCCGAAGTCACATCCGCGAAACCCCCATCGAGTATTCCCCTTACCTGAGTCGAATCGGGAACTGCAATGCCTACTTAAAACTTGAAAATTGCCAAATCACCGGTTCATTCAAACTCAGGGGTGCTCTCAACAAGTATCTTTCCCTAAGTCCGGAGAAAAGGAATAGGGGCATCATCACGGCATCGTCGGGAAATCACGGGGCTGCGATCGCCTATGTTTTACAAAAATTCATGGGAACCGGGGTAATTTTTCTGCCTGAAAATGCTTCCAGGGCCAAGCTTGGGGCCCTTCAAATGGCAGGAGCTGAAATCGCTCAACACGGCAATGATTGCGTAATGGCTGAAAAAGCCGCTAGGGATGAGGCACAAAGGTCGGGCAAAAGTTTCATTTCTCCTTACAATGATCCAAAAATAATCGGTGGGCAGGGGACAATCGCCCTGGAGTTGAAAGATCAACTTAAAAAGATAGATACTATGCTGATCCCGGTAGGCGGAGGTGGACTCATTTCAGGCCTAGCAGGATACATGAAGGAGACATCGGGAGGCATTGAGATCATCGGGTGCCAACCTGAAAATTCACCGGTGATGGCAGAATCCGTAAAGGAGGGAAAAATACTGGATATGGAATCAAAACCCACCATTTCGGACGGGACAGCCGGTGGATTGGAACCCGATTCAATCACCTTTGAAATGTGCAGGAAATACGTGGACGACTTCCTGCTGGTTTCGGAAGAAGAAATCAGAAGTGCCATAAGGTTGATGATCGAAAAACACCAAATACTTGTTGAAGGGGCCGCTGCCTTGTCAATCGCGTCCCTTATCAAGGCAAAAAGGAGGTTTCAAAAAAGGGAGGTGGTATTGCTTGTAACGGGCAAAAAGATTTCTCTTGACCTACTGAGATCCTTAATTCAGGATCCCGTTTAA
- a CDS encoding aminotransferase class I/II-fold pyridoxal phosphate-dependent enzyme, whose product MPVFQPFVMERMMSKFEQEVDFNLSESGVHPVLLRELLASDTKFIDELLDTDLNYPHVNGIPELRRNIAAMYHGARPENVLVTVGAIEANYITTRTLLSPGDEIAIMLPNYMQIWGISRNHEYRIRTFNLREDMAWSPDLDELESTVTTNTKLIAVCNPNNPTGYILTEWEMDRIISIADRIGAWILADEVYRGAERETEEESPSFYGRYDKVLAVGSMSKAYGLPGLRIGWVVGPEETLDEIWARHEYVTISGTVLANKLAALALSPGIRPRLINRTREYIRNGFTVLEQWMDRNKDTFTFSPPKAAAITFVRYNLDINSTEFHRRLLDEKSVLIVPGDHFGMDHFVRISYGLPQDYLNSALNRINDLVVELKQVQN is encoded by the coding sequence ATGCCAGTATTTCAACCTTTTGTCATGGAAAGGATGATGTCAAAATTTGAACAAGAAGTAGATTTCAATTTATCGGAAAGCGGGGTTCATCCTGTTCTTTTAAGGGAATTGTTGGCCAGTGATACCAAGTTCATAGATGAATTGCTGGATACCGATCTCAATTATCCTCATGTAAACGGTATTCCGGAATTGCGCCGAAATATCGCCGCAATGTACCATGGGGCAAGACCTGAAAATGTATTGGTAACCGTAGGGGCAATCGAAGCAAATTACATCACTACCAGGACTCTCCTGTCCCCCGGAGATGAAATCGCCATAATGCTGCCCAACTATATGCAGATATGGGGCATTTCCAGGAACCATGAATACCGCATCAGGACCTTCAATTTACGGGAGGACATGGCGTGGTCACCTGACCTTGATGAGCTGGAGAGTACGGTTACCACAAACACCAAACTGATCGCCGTATGCAATCCCAACAACCCGACCGGGTACATCTTGACAGAATGGGAAATGGATAGAATCATTTCCATAGCAGATCGGATCGGAGCATGGATTTTGGCTGATGAAGTTTACAGGGGAGCAGAGCGTGAAACAGAAGAAGAAAGCCCATCCTTTTACGGGCGATACGACAAGGTGCTGGCAGTTGGCAGTATGAGCAAGGCATACGGTCTACCCGGACTCCGTATAGGTTGGGTGGTTGGTCCCGAGGAGACACTGGATGAAATCTGGGCCCGGCATGAATATGTTACCATCAGCGGAACCGTGCTTGCAAACAAGCTTGCAGCCCTTGCCCTTTCTCCTGGTATCAGGCCCCGACTTATCAACCGCACGAGGGAATACATCCGCAACGGCTTTACGGTACTTGAGCAATGGATGGACCGCAACAAGGATACCTTCACTTTTTCTCCCCCCAAGGCTGCTGCGATAACGTTTGTTCGCTACAATCTTGACATAAATTCCACCGAGTTCCACAGGCGCCTGCTGGATGAAAAAAGTGTCTTGATCGTCCCAGGCGACCACTTCGGCATGGATCACTTCGTGAGAATAAGCTACGGCCTGCCTCAAGATTATCTGAATTCCGCCCTGAACAGGATAAACGATCTTGTCGTTGAGCTGAAGCAGGTTCAAAATTGA